The following coding sequences are from one Treponema bryantii window:
- a CDS encoding RHS repeat-associated core domain-containing protein, whose product MKKKIFICILIAGFISNFIISYEENGNGYPHSYDTGVYSNGENESVNNNSNQNNNNNSNQPQGPNIDSEGIEIESEAEELNSQINEEQSEVESIEAFNVDNSNPADVIAAEESLNNEAGEAIASTEAEIGENIESSTNEENGSNSTETGDPVKISKGTYELSESDFIIGSNKLFMIKRNYDSGRKITGSFGLGWNTNLDERIILGTRPAHHNDVKSMNDYVHNLRLLISLRKVQLSNMYHVSDIYNAPEEINNKIQNCELYCSKMDTIISKLNKLKDRAGSREGLRNKISEYIEKASDVKREAENKKELLNLLYEKSKIEISVLMELEHKFQQAHMKLEEMKVLMQESKERNEHNKKVMFNGMAKFYEETGLDTITVIDAEGFPHILKEENKIWKNQTDKLYKYCEKSDNQFLLYEKNGTVKCFNENGFLISVTDRNGNVVEIIRNPSEEIVCIKTSDNECFDFKYENGFIKEIKNSRSEEEKFVYDYLNNKLISVKDSDGDQVEMNYDSNNHLISLSKCDGSKVQFKYDVQTFDGKTLITETTNEEGDSEYFEYSLSEKRTDYIDHDGNKFTYFYDDKHRTVQEYHPDGTIIKYEYDDSDNPVLVNINGNLIRNEYDGRGNKIKTLFEDSSTEHWEYDNFNLITVYVNRDGVKEEFIRDDTGNVVEYRKGGKTVYTQSFNSKGQVIKKCIYSEQTEITEFYYDSFGNLKKEISDTTNKEYEYDNRNRLIKYTFNGLVVSEYVYSKHEVTRKDYNGLITTCKTNGRKDIDSVIQKDNQTGKIHQLCIEYDKRHLPVRVFIGDEKNETQLIECSYTPEGKLSSEIIYGTENIIKDFIYKNGLLSEVRQYKEKDKIENAFVVKYNSKIYGKNQKTLTVSKLSGVEEIFEYDSYGNIVRSIDGNGNEILYKFTKSGLLSSKQSDFGGWYDYFYASDGMLSCAGERGKKQINLSYYTDGKIREVKDRYGKVTEYHYDKLGRIRSVQSERQKIWYEYDLWGRIVKKITGPSAYESDAVYFVSFDYSRDGHAVSVCEGGKYKTTRILDSFGNVIKVIDGNNNERSFVYNERNQIIESVDGYGNQTFYEYDVLGNICHICNPDKTEINYRYNCLGLLEEIRDDCGCVYKAEYDKAGRLIKEKKRAEGEKQYEYDNSNRLLKIICNGDVLQSYSYRDNGRILSANDGNNNSFLYYYDSYGRLTSEQNRNGNYQTFSYDEEGSLIAKRDFENKNIKILYSSDRSIKTFVFSDGSENRFIYDSKGNVLEARNENGKNIYSYDQGGKLIYQKDLETGEEICYEYDAAGNKTSLRSSNCNTKYLYGKNNEIKEIFDNKQNLSVKLQYDKNGREVLRKYGNGTKEETLYDRAGRVIVKMLKSERNELVWGEGYVYNDDGKRIASVDNNARITLYEYNSKGQLSTVYYPCSEEIINIQKNEAQINGLQKITSAGENKFLTSSEKNAIIPLLNSMQYGLAYKITDLQVLVKESYSYDLNGNRISKVTSYGTIEYKYDKENCLISSGSRGQPFVNYTNDKMGNLLSEESSEKKVRYTYNAQNRLVACESRSFSEKEYAQTTYAYDAFGRRVLTQDKGQTALRSIYDGLTFDVIKQGPVYATTVTSSQPTGDRYRYLDENETYKNNNSRYYGERTHFYVNGSLAAQACSDYGMEYFTTDQQGSIRVSTDGYGMEKSAFSYDAFGSLITGNLSGTNDNGYLAKSLEPTSKFYNYGYRDYNPKTSRFTTSDPIRDGSNWFAYCNGDPVNFVDLYGLFFYKGNTQESYKQTTVYVIRNHDGTGNEFNSSMYIRKEDVYGNVTYSDPYTVGANCKQEYNGTIGSTTPDGNYYLSGKGTYDTPLYAQDDGSTNSTSYKNVLSLRTNDPNLTQNQRDMINTGDRLLHADEKYNSETGTTTPYNSDGTPGGAGCIISHTQTEQDKMMAELMDGVTNPESVLVTIYSLNNEGCGN is encoded by the coding sequence ATGAAAAAGAAAATATTTATATGTATTCTGATTGCAGGTTTTATTTCAAATTTTATTATTTCTTATGAAGAAAATGGAAATGGCTATCCGCATTCTTATGACACAGGAGTATATAGTAATGGAGAAAATGAAAGTGTAAATAATAATAGTAATCAAAATAATAATAACAATTCAAATCAGCCACAAGGACCAAATATTGATTCAGAAGGAATAGAGATTGAAAGTGAAGCAGAAGAATTAAATTCTCAGATAAATGAAGAACAGTCTGAAGTAGAATCAATCGAAGCTTTTAATGTTGATAATTCAAATCCAGCAGATGTAATTGCAGCAGAAGAAAGTTTGAATAATGAAGCAGGAGAAGCTATTGCTAGCACTGAAGCAGAAATAGGTGAAAATATTGAAAGCAGTACAAATGAAGAAAATGGAAGTAATTCAACAGAAACTGGTGATCCTGTAAAAATCTCAAAAGGAACTTATGAACTTTCAGAATCTGATTTTATAATTGGTAGTAATAAGCTGTTTATGATAAAGCGTAACTATGATTCTGGAAGAAAAATTACTGGTTCATTTGGATTAGGATGGAATACAAATCTTGATGAAAGAATAATTCTCGGAACAAGACCTGCTCATCATAATGATGTTAAAAGTATGAATGATTATGTTCACAACTTGCGCTTGTTAATCTCTTTGAGAAAAGTTCAGCTTTCAAATATGTATCATGTTTCTGATATATATAATGCTCCGGAAGAAATTAATAATAAAATTCAAAATTGCGAATTATATTGCTCAAAGATGGATACGATTATTTCTAAATTAAATAAATTAAAGGATCGTGCAGGTTCTCGCGAAGGACTTAGAAATAAAATAAGTGAATATATAGAAAAGGCCTCAGATGTTAAACGGGAAGCAGAAAATAAAAAAGAATTACTAAATTTACTTTATGAAAAATCTAAAATAGAGATTTCTGTTTTAATGGAGCTGGAACATAAATTTCAGCAGGCTCATATGAAACTTGAAGAAATGAAAGTGCTTATGCAGGAGTCTAAAGAACGGAATGAACATAACAAAAAAGTAATGTTCAATGGTATGGCAAAGTTCTATGAAGAAACTGGATTAGATACAATAACGGTAATTGATGCAGAAGGTTTTCCTCATATACTTAAAGAAGAAAATAAAATCTGGAAAAACCAGACTGATAAACTGTATAAATATTGTGAGAAATCAGATAATCAGTTCTTGCTTTATGAAAAGAATGGAACTGTAAAATGTTTTAATGAAAATGGTTTTCTGATTAGTGTAACCGATAGAAATGGGAATGTTGTTGAGATTATTCGAAATCCTTCAGAAGAAATTGTATGTATAAAAACATCAGATAACGAATGTTTTGACTTTAAATATGAAAACGGATTTATAAAAGAAATTAAAAACAGCCGTTCAGAAGAGGAAAAGTTTGTATACGATTATCTTAATAACAAACTTATAAGTGTAAAAGATTCGGATGGTGATCAGGTAGAAATGAATTATGATTCAAATAATCATTTAATATCCTTGTCTAAATGCGATGGAAGTAAGGTTCAATTTAAATACGATGTACAGACTTTTGATGGTAAAACTCTCATTACAGAAACAACAAATGAAGAAGGTGATTCAGAGTATTTTGAATATAGCCTTTCAGAAAAAAGAACAGACTATATAGATCATGATGGAAATAAGTTTACATATTTTTATGATGATAAACACAGAACTGTTCAGGAATATCATCCAGATGGAACAATAATAAAATATGAGTACGATGATTCTGATAATCCTGTGCTTGTAAATATAAATGGAAATCTTATCAGGAATGAGTATGACGGGCGTGGAAATAAAATAAAAACACTTTTTGAAGATAGTTCCACTGAGCACTGGGAATATGATAATTTTAATTTGATTACCGTATATGTTAATAGAGATGGAGTAAAAGAAGAGTTTATTCGTGATGATACGGGTAATGTTGTTGAATATCGGAAAGGTGGAAAAACTGTTTATACACAGTCCTTTAATTCAAAAGGGCAGGTAATTAAAAAATGTATTTATAGTGAACAAACTGAAATTACGGAGTTTTATTATGATTCATTTGGAAATTTGAAAAAAGAAATTTCTGATACTACCAATAAAGAATATGAATATGATAACAGAAATCGATTGATAAAATATACATTTAATGGGTTGGTTGTTTCAGAATATGTTTATAGTAAGCATGAAGTAACAAGAAAAGACTATAACGGACTTATCACAACTTGTAAGACTAACGGTCGTAAGGATATTGACAGCGTTATTCAAAAAGATAATCAAACAGGAAAGATACATCAGCTTTGCATTGAATATGATAAACGACATCTTCCTGTACGTGTCTTTATTGGCGATGAAAAAAATGAAACTCAACTAATAGAATGCTCTTATACGCCAGAAGGTAAACTAAGTTCGGAAATTATATATGGAACAGAAAACATTATAAAAGATTTTATTTATAAAAATGGTTTGCTAAGTGAAGTAAGACAATATAAAGAAAAAGATAAAATCGAAAATGCCTTTGTTGTAAAATATAATTCTAAGATTTATGGTAAGAATCAAAAAACTCTTACAGTATCAAAATTATCTGGTGTTGAGGAAATTTTTGAATATGATAGTTACGGTAATATTGTAAGGTCAATTGATGGCAATGGAAATGAAATATTATACAAGTTTACAAAAAGCGGATTGCTTTCTTCAAAACAATCTGATTTTGGAGGCTGGTATGATTATTTTTATGCTTCTGATGGAATGCTTAGCTGCGCTGGTGAACGTGGAAAAAAACAGATTAATCTCAGCTATTACACTGATGGGAAAATTCGAGAAGTAAAAGACCGTTATGGAAAAGTAACTGAATATCATTATGATAAACTGGGACGAATAAGAAGTGTTCAAAGTGAACGACAGAAAATCTGGTACGAATATGATTTATGGGGACGAATTGTTAAAAAAATTACTGGTCCATCTGCCTATGAATCAGATGCTGTTTACTTTGTAAGTTTTGATTATAGTCGGGATGGACATGCTGTAAGTGTTTGTGAAGGTGGGAAGTATAAAACAACCAGAATTCTTGATTCGTTTGGAAATGTTATAAAAGTTATAGATGGCAACAATAACGAACGTTCGTTTGTTTATAACGAGCGTAATCAGATAATAGAAAGTGTCGATGGTTATGGTAATCAAACCTTTTATGAATATGATGTACTTGGGAATATTTGCCATATCTGTAATCCTGATAAAACAGAAATAAATTATCGATATAATTGTTTAGGTCTTCTTGAAGAAATACGTGATGATTGCGGTTGTGTTTATAAGGCTGAATACGATAAAGCTGGACGACTTATAAAAGAAAAGAAACGTGCAGAGGGTGAAAAACAATATGAATATGATAATTCAAACAGATTATTAAAAATCATATGTAATGGTGATGTTCTCCAAAGTTATAGTTATAGGGATAATGGACGAATATTGTCTGCTAACGATGGCAATAATAATTCATTTTTGTATTATTATGATTCTTATGGAAGGCTTACCAGTGAACAGAATAGAAATGGTAATTATCAAACATTTTCTTATGATGAAGAAGGCTCTCTTATAGCTAAAAGAGATTTTGAAAATAAGAATATAAAAATACTTTATTCGTCAGATAGAAGTATAAAGACTTTTGTTTTCTCAGATGGTTCTGAAAATCGTTTTATATATGATTCTAAGGGAAATGTCCTGGAAGCAAGAAATGAAAATGGAAAAAATATCTATTCTTATGATCAGGGTGGAAAACTTATATATCAGAAAGATTTAGAAACTGGTGAAGAAATCTGTTATGAATACGATGCGGCTGGAAACAAAACAAGTCTCAGAAGTTCAAATTGTAATACTAAATATTTATATGGTAAGAATAATGAAATTAAAGAAATTTTTGACAATAAACAAAACCTGAGTGTAAAATTACAATATGATAAAAACGGTAGGGAAGTATTGAGAAAGTATGGGAATGGAACAAAAGAAGAAACTCTTTATGATAGGGCTGGACGCGTAATTGTAAAAATGCTTAAGTCCGAGAGAAATGAATTAGTCTGGGGCGAAGGTTATGTTTATAATGATGATGGAAAACGTATTGCTTCTGTTGATAATAATGCCCGAATTACTTTATACGAATATAATTCTAAAGGTCAACTTTCTACAGTTTATTATCCCTGTTCAGAAGAAATTATAAACATTCAGAAAAATGAAGCACAGATAAATGGACTTCAGAAAATTACTTCTGCTGGTGAAAATAAATTCCTGACTTCATCAGAGAAAAACGCAATTATTCCACTTCTTAATTCCATGCAATATGGTTTAGCATATAAAATAACTGATCTACAGGTTCTGGTAAAAGAAAGTTATAGTTACGATTTAAATGGAAATCGTATTTCAAAAGTTACTTCGTATGGAACTATTGAATATAAATACGATAAAGAAAACTGTCTTATATCCAGCGGTTCAAGAGGTCAGCCTTTTGTAAATTATACAAATGATAAAATGGGTAATCTTTTGTCCGAAGAAAGTTCTGAGAAAAAAGTACGATATACCTATAATGCTCAAAATCGTCTGGTAGCCTGTGAATCAAGATCATTTTCTGAAAAGGAATATGCACAGACAACCTATGCATACGATGCCTTTGGTCGCAGAGTTCTGACCCAAGATAAGGGGCAAACGGCACTTCGTTCCATCTATGATGGTTTGACATTTGATGTTATAAAACAGGGACCTGTTTATGCTACAACTGTAACTTCCAGTCAACCAACAGGAGACCGATATCGCTATCTTGATGAAAATGAAACATACAAAAATAATAACAGCCGTTATTATGGAGAACGGACTCATTTTTACGTAAACGGTTCATTGGCTGCACAAGCTTGTTCTGATTACGGAATGGAATACTTTACAACAGATCAGCAGGGTAGTATTCGTGTTTCAACTGATGGTTACGGTATGGAAAAATCAGCTTTTTCATACGATGCCTTTGGTTCTCTGATTACCGGAAATCTTTCTGGAACTAATGACAATGGTTATCTTGCTAAATCACTCGAGCCAACCTCAAAGTTTTACAACTATGGTTACCGGGACTATAACCCTAAAACCTCACGATTTACAACTTCTGATCCTATCCGCGACGGCTCAAACTGGTTTGCATATTGCAATGGCGATCCTGTGAACTTTGTGGATTTGTATGGGTTGTTTTTCTATAAAGGTAATACACAAGAATCCTATAAGCAAACTACGGTTTATGTAATTAGGAATCATGATGGAACTGGAAATGAATTTAATTCTTCTATGTATATTAGAAAAGAAGATGTTTATGGAAATGTTACATATTCAGATCCATATACAGTGGGTGCAAACTGTAAGCAAGAATATAATGGCACAATAGGCTCTACAACACCTGATGGAAACTATTATCTTTCTGGAAAAGGAACTTATGATACGCCTTTGTATGCTCAAGATGACGGAAGTACTAATTCTACTTCATATAAAAATGTTTTATCATTGAGAACTAATGATCCCAATCTTACTCAAAATCAACGTGATATGATTAATACGGGTGATAGATTATTACATGCAGATGAAAAATATAATAGCGAAACAGGAACGACAACGCCTTATAATAGTGATGGAACTCCTGGTGGAGCTGGCTGTATCATATCACATACTCAGACGGAACAAGATAAAATGATGGCTGAACTAATGGATGGAGTAACAAATCCAGAATCAGTATTAGTAACTATTTATTCATTAAATAATGAAGGATGTGGAAATTGA